The following are from one region of the Pocillopora verrucosa isolate sample1 chromosome 3, ASM3666991v2, whole genome shotgun sequence genome:
- the LOC131798473 gene encoding STAM-binding protein-like yields MADERDPAERVRRLVQYAGQVEVDNSIEPKKYFRSGVEMERMARIYHDEGNLESAFILYSKFITLFVEKLPSHPEYAKAAPGDKATNKKSLRRVFGEAEELKGILKGKYQKEYEQLMVEEARKKEEEETKRKEFEKREAEEKTRKALAAQQIATQHNNTSRPHTETPSVTPSAPPLIEDYLAPPTSYQESSDSPNSIVGNNQREHGTPSDNNQTHSTMPSPPSYSSLFSVQTPSVPTIDRSTKPVMSADASSSGLRKMHVPAELISQFLRLASNNTRKNLETCGILAGRLQSNMFCITHLLIPKQTSTSDSCTTLNEEDLFDYQDSHNLITLGWIHTHPSQTSFMSSVDLHTHCSYQLMMPEAIAIVCAPKFDETGVFSLTPDYGLQFILNCKMPGFHPHPKEPPLYEESSHILWDKVARVDVVDLRFKK; encoded by the exons atggcggacgagCGCGATCCAGCCGAGAGAGTGCGGAGACTTGTCCAATACGCTGGGCAAGTTGAGGTTGATAATAGCATAGAACCTAAGAAATACTTCAGATCTGGTGTAGAAATGGAGCGAATG GCAAGGATATATCACGATGAAGGAAATCTGGAAAGtgcatttattttgtattcAAAATTCATCAC ATTGTTTGTGGAAAAACTTCCTTCACATCCAGAATATGCCAAGGCAGCACCAGGAGACAAAGCAACAAATAAGAAG AGCCTCAGAAGAGTATTTGGTGAAGCTGAGGAATTAAAAGGAATTTTAAAGGGAAAGTATCAGAAGGAATATGAACAGTTAATGGTTGAAGAGGCTAGAAag aaagaagaggaagaaaccaaaagaaaagagTTTGAGAAAAGGGAAGCTGAAGAAAAAACACGAAAAGCACTGGCAGCCCAGCAAATAGCAACACAGCATAACAACACATCAAGGCCTCATACAGAGACCCCAAGTGTTACTCCAAGTGCACCGCCACTGATTGAGGATTACCTTGCCCCACCCACCTCCTATCAGGAGTCATCTGACAGTCCAAATTCAATAGTGGGTAATAATCAGCGTGAACATGGCACCCCTAGTGACAACAATCAAACACATAGCACGATGCCATCACCACCTAGCTACTCATCACTCTTCTCTGTACAAACACCAAG TGTCCCAACAATTGACAGGTCCACCAAACCAGTCATGTCTGCAG ATGCGTCATCAAGTGGCCTCAGAAAAATGCATGTTCCAGCAGAACTCATCAGTCAGTTCCTACGTCTGGCATCTAACAATACAAGGAAAAACCTTGAAACCTGTGGCATTCTAGCAGGCCGACTT CAAAGCAACATGTTCTGCATTACTCATTTGTTGATCCCCAAGCAAACCTCAACATCAGATTCCTGCACAACTCTGAATGAGGAGGATCTGTTTGATTATCAAGATTCTCACAATCTAATTACATTGGGTTGGATACAT ACACACCCATCACAGACAAGCTTCATGTCCAGTGTTGATCTTCACACCCATTGCAGTTATCAGCTTATGATGCCAGAAGCAATTGCTATTGTGTGTGCTCCAAAGTTTGATGA GACTGGTGTGTTTTCTCTCACCCCAGATTATGgtcttcaatttattttgaattgtaaAATGCCAGGATTTCACCCACATCCCAAAGAGCCTCCACTATATGAG gagAGTTCACATATATTATGGGACAAGGTTGCAAGAGTGGATGTTGTTGActtaagatttaaaaaatag